One Clostridium novyi NT genomic window carries:
- a CDS encoding GntP family permease: protein MGNTLSGSQMIVGLVIGISILVFLIIKTKVHTFPALIIAAATTGLVGGMPTNKVLDAISKGFGSTLGSIGIIIGFGVMMGQIFEISGAAERMAKTFIKVLGKNHEELALAITGFIVSIPIFCDSGFIILSPLAKAISKRTKKSVVSLGIALGLGLVITHSLVPPTPGPVGVAGIFGVSVGSFLLWGIVLAIPMVIAGLIYAKYIGKKIYQIPGNEDDEWLRPEYQKPVYYSEMEDDNKNLPSTFRAFAPIIIPIILILISTIISVLLKEKVIAESTVIEVFKFLGAPVIAVGIGLIVSIYGLAGNLDRKTVLEEMEKGIKSAGIIILVTGGGGALGMVLRESGTGDYIARLIASSHMPGILVPFIIASIVRLVQGSGTVAMITAASITAPMITNLNVNPVFAGLGACMGSLIFSYFNDSFFWVVNRSLGIKEAKEQIKIWSVTTTIAWAVGFVELIVINCIF from the coding sequence ATGGGAAACACACTATCTGGAAGTCAAATGATAGTTGGACTTGTTATAGGAATTAGTATATTAGTATTTTTAATCATAAAAACAAAAGTGCATACATTTCCAGCTCTTATAATAGCTGCTGCTACAACTGGATTAGTTGGGGGAATGCCTACAAATAAAGTTTTAGATGCCATATCTAAAGGATTTGGTAGTACACTTGGAAGCATCGGTATAATAATTGGTTTTGGCGTAATGATGGGACAAATATTTGAAATATCCGGTGCCGCAGAAAGAATGGCAAAGACCTTTATAAAAGTTTTAGGAAAAAATCACGAAGAATTAGCATTAGCTATAACAGGGTTTATAGTTTCTATTCCTATATTCTGTGATTCAGGATTTATAATATTATCGCCTCTTGCAAAAGCTATATCAAAAAGAACTAAAAAATCAGTAGTTTCACTTGGAATAGCACTTGGATTAGGTCTTGTTATAACTCACAGTTTAGTACCACCAACACCAGGTCCAGTAGGAGTTGCAGGAATCTTCGGTGTAAGTGTAGGAAGCTTCTTATTATGGGGTATCGTATTAGCTATTCCAATGGTTATTGCTGGTCTTATATATGCAAAATATATTGGGAAAAAGATATATCAAATACCTGGAAATGAAGATGATGAGTGGTTAAGACCAGAATATCAAAAACCAGTATACTATTCAGAAATGGAAGATGACAATAAAAATTTACCAAGTACATTTAGAGCTTTTGCTCCTATAATTATTCCAATAATATTAATTTTAATAAGTACAATAATATCTGTTCTTCTAAAAGAAAAAGTTATAGCGGAAAGTACTGTAATTGAAGTGTTTAAATTTTTAGGAGCACCTGTTATTGCTGTAGGAATAGGACTTATAGTATCTATTTATGGACTCGCAGGAAATTTAGATAGAAAAACTGTATTAGAAGAAATGGAAAAGGGAATAAAATCTGCTGGAATTATTATATTAGTTACAGGTGGTGGCGGAGCTTTAGGAATGGTACTTCGTGAAAGTGGTACTGGAGATTATATAGCAAGATTAATCGCAAGTTCTCATATGCCAGGTATATTAGTTCCATTTATAATAGCTTCAATTGTACGTTTAGTTCAAGGAAGTGGAACTGTTGCAATGATTACAGCAGCATCAATAACAGCACCTATGATAACAAACTTAAATGTTAACCCTGTATTTGCAGGACTTGGAGCATGTATGGGATCATTAATATTCTCTTACTTTAATGATAGTTTCTTCTGGGTTGTAAACCGCTCATTAGGTATCAAAGAAGCAAAAGAGCAAATAAAAATATGGTCAGTTACAACAACTATTGCTTGGGCTGTAGGATTTGTAGAGTTAATAGTAATCAATTGTATATTTTAA
- the pdxA gene encoding 4-hydroxythreonine-4-phosphate dehydrogenase PdxA — protein MIRPLIAVPIGDPAGIGPEIVVKALNDRDVYEKCRPVLIGDKDVIKQAIGFCDLKLNINTITDAKDGKYEAGTLDLIDLNNVNISELEIGKVQALGGKAAFEYIKKSVDMAMNKEVDAIATTPINKESLKKAKINYIGHTEILADLTDTQDPLTMFEVRGMRVFFLTRHVSLRQACDLVTKEKVLDYIIRCTKALEKLGVKDGTMAIAGLNPHSGEHGLFGDEEMKEIVPAIEEAKKMGYKVEGPIGADSVFHLALQGRYNSVLSLYHDQGHIATKTLDFERTIAITNGMPILRTSVDHGTAFDIAGTGKASKISMKEAILLAAKYSPNFQR, from the coding sequence ATGATAAGACCATTAATTGCAGTACCAATAGGAGATCCAGCAGGAATAGGACCAGAAATAGTAGTAAAGGCGTTAAATGACAGGGATGTATACGAAAAATGTAGACCAGTTTTAATTGGGGACAAGGACGTAATAAAACAAGCTATAGGATTTTGTGATTTAAAATTAAATATAAATACTATAACTGATGCTAAAGATGGAAAATACGAAGCTGGAACACTAGATTTAATAGACTTAAACAATGTGAATATAAGTGAACTTGAAATAGGAAAAGTTCAAGCTTTAGGTGGAAAAGCGGCTTTTGAATACATTAAAAAGTCTGTTGATATGGCAATGAACAAGGAAGTAGATGCTATTGCAACAACACCTATAAACAAAGAATCTTTAAAGAAGGCAAAAATAAATTATATTGGACATACAGAAATATTAGCAGATTTAACTGATACACAAGATCCACTTACAATGTTTGAAGTTAGAGGAATGAGAGTATTTTTCTTAACTAGACACGTTTCCCTTAGACAAGCTTGTGACCTAGTTACAAAAGAAAAAGTATTAGATTATATTATAAGATGCACAAAAGCATTAGAAAAATTAGGAGTTAAAGATGGTACTATGGCGATTGCTGGATTAAACCCTCATAGTGGAGAACATGGATTATTTGGTGATGAAGAAATGAAAGAAATCGTTCCAGCTATTGAAGAAGCTAAAAAAATGGGATACAAAGTTGAAGGTCCAATAGGTGCAGATTCAGTTTTCCATTTAGCATTACAAGGAAGATATAATTCAGTTTTATCCTTATATCATGATCAAGGACATATAGCAACTAAAACATTAGATTTTGAAAGAACAATAGCTATAACAAATGGAATGCCAATACTTAGAACTTCTGTTGACCATGGAACAGCTTTTGATATTGCTGGTACAGGAAAAGCAAGCAAGATAAGTATGAAAGAAGCAATTTTACTAGCAGCAAAATATTCACCAAATTTTCAAAGATAA
- a CDS encoding four-carbon acid sugar kinase family protein — protein MANYVVVADDLTGANATGALLKKLKLKTVNIINCCEDNCIDKEKYDTIVCSTDSRAIEKEEAYNRVFEMTKLVKDESIKIYNKRIDSTLRGNIGSEIDAMLDALDDERIAMIVPSFPDAKRIAIGGYLIVNGAPLEESDAAHDPKKPISTSIIKTIVEEQSKYEVGIVSLNSIVKGPEAIKEEILKLYKKGKRLLICDAMSNKDLQMISKAALSMDIKFITVDPGPFTASVVNEIITNEKALYVNSNNKKILMCVGSITNTTKTQLEKLGKDMKLTKAKICTEKLLNTDEEKEEEINRVTNEIIQNQHNSNILCIEIDSIYPNERVDLNVIAKEQNTTIEDLSVKINDAIAEMSYRVLKKAPCIEGIFSSGGDISVAICKRFKSVGLEIIGEVIPLAAYGQFIGGEFPNLKIVSKGGMVGDENGMEVCIKYLIESINKKDLIK, from the coding sequence ATGGCAAATTATGTAGTTGTAGCAGATGATCTTACTGGTGCAAATGCAACAGGTGCTTTGTTAAAAAAGTTAAAACTAAAAACTGTAAATATTATAAACTGCTGTGAAGATAATTGTATAGATAAAGAAAAATATGATACTATAGTTTGCTCAACTGATAGCAGGGCAATAGAAAAAGAAGAAGCTTACAATAGAGTTTTTGAAATGACTAAATTAGTTAAGGATGAATCTATAAAAATATACAATAAGAGAATTGATAGTACACTTAGAGGAAATATTGGAAGTGAAATAGATGCTATGCTAGATGCTTTAGATGATGAGAGAATAGCAATGATAGTACCATCATTTCCAGATGCTAAAAGAATAGCTATTGGAGGGTATCTTATAGTTAACGGAGCTCCACTTGAAGAAAGTGATGCTGCACATGATCCTAAAAAACCTATAAGTACTTCTATAATAAAAACTATAGTAGAAGAACAAAGTAAATATGAAGTTGGAATAGTAAGTTTAAATTCCATAGTAAAAGGACCAGAAGCTATAAAAGAGGAAATACTGAAGCTATACAAGAAAGGTAAACGTTTACTAATATGTGACGCTATGAGTAATAAAGATTTACAAATGATATCAAAAGCTGCATTATCAATGGATATAAAATTTATAACTGTTGATCCAGGTCCATTTACAGCATCAGTAGTAAATGAAATTATTACTAATGAAAAAGCATTATATGTTAATTCAAATAATAAAAAAATATTAATGTGTGTAGGAAGTATTACAAATACAACAAAAACACAATTAGAAAAGCTTGGGAAAGATATGAAGCTTACAAAAGCTAAAATTTGTACAGAAAAATTACTAAATACAGATGAAGAAAAAGAAGAAGAAATAAATAGAGTAACAAATGAAATTATACAAAATCAACATAATTCAAATATACTTTGTATAGAAATTGATTCCATTTACCCAAATGAAAGAGTAGACTTAAACGTTATAGCAAAAGAACAAAATACAACAATAGAAGATTTATCAGTAAAGATAAATGATGCTATTGCAGAGATGAGCTATAGGGTGCTAAAAAAAGCTCCTTGTATTGAAGGAATATTTAGTAGTGGCGGGGATATAAGTGTTGCTATATGTAAGAGATTTAAGTCTGTAGGACTTGAAATTATTGGGGAAGTCATACCTCTTGCTGCTTATGGACAATTCATAGGTGGGGAATTCCCAAATTTAAAGATAGTTAGTAAAGGTGGTATGGTTGGAGATGAAAATGGAATGGAAGTATGTATAAAATATTTGATAGAATCAATAAATAAAAAAGACTTAATAAAATAG